One region of Desulfovibrio intestinalis genomic DNA includes:
- a CDS encoding integration host factor subunit alpha — protein sequence MKKTLTKADIVEAIYEETDKNRVDVKNVVEKLLDIMKSAIKKDRALLISGFGKFECYDKASRKGRNPKTDETITLPPRKVMVFRLSRKFRSELNP from the coding sequence ATGAAAAAAACACTGACTAAAGCGGACATCGTGGAGGCCATCTACGAAGAAACCGACAAGAACCGCGTTGATGTAAAGAACGTGGTTGAAAAATTGTTGGACATAATGAAGTCCGCCATCAAAAAGGACCGGGCCCTGCTTATCAGCGGCTTTGGCAAGTTTGAATGCTATGACAAGGCTTCGCGCAAGGGACGTAATCCCAAGACTGACGAAACCATCACCCTGCCCCCGCGCAAGGTTATGGTGTTCCGTTTGTCGCGGAAATTCCGCTCGGAACTGAATCCTTAG
- a CDS encoding MBOAT family O-acyltransferase — MLFNSYSFLFLFLPLLLLCWRLASGYGATRLSLVLLLFSVVFYALWGLPFLLLLAVILGMNYAFALALAAPEQAAPASGGIHDEGLIPAEGDLDDIPEGESPLLAKKRKQFCPFRGCSLKRTGAWACSRKGLLTLALILNLLPLLWFKYSWFFAQNLALLMGTEWNFTPPGLPLGISFYTFIQIAWLVSVYRRQVVPQGFSRHALFSACFPYVISGPIVRYEQMGPQLDDLSGSTSEGLAQGFTLFTIGLAKKVLLADGLAVYANAVFNAAEKAFPISGAEAWLGSFCYTFQLYFDFSGYTDMAIGLGLMLGLRLPENFDSPYKATGIVDFWRRWHITLSSWLRDFLYIPLGGNRKGRFMQYRNLFLTMLIGGAWHGAGWTFIIWGALHGAMLSTNHFFRACIKGSLLEKVLATLPMRLFFILFTFMCINLGWVVFRTVSLDGAAAMYGAMFTGPFTAQAAGLTADHVGLSTAGALAAQWLPNNYFQGWLPFALMAISVVLVWAFPNSHELLHGKRDGSRPLLSWRPSAAWATGLACLAFVTLILVSRKATFLYFQF; from the coding sequence ATGCTGTTCAATTCCTATTCCTTTCTCTTTCTGTTTCTTCCCTTACTGCTGCTGTGCTGGCGGCTGGCATCAGGTTACGGCGCTACGCGGCTGAGCCTTGTTCTGCTGCTATTCTCCGTAGTCTTTTATGCCCTGTGGGGATTGCCCTTCCTGCTGCTTCTGGCGGTCATTCTGGGCATGAACTACGCCTTTGCGCTGGCTCTGGCCGCGCCGGAGCAGGCAGCGCCCGCAAGCGGCGGCATTCATGATGAAGGGCTGATCCCTGCCGAGGGCGACCTGGACGACATACCCGAAGGCGAATCGCCCCTTCTGGCAAAAAAGCGCAAGCAGTTTTGTCCTTTCAGGGGGTGCAGCCTGAAGCGCACGGGGGCATGGGCATGCAGCCGTAAAGGTTTGCTGACCCTAGCGCTCATATTGAACCTGCTGCCCTTGCTGTGGTTCAAATATTCCTGGTTTTTCGCCCAGAACCTGGCCCTTCTTATGGGCACGGAATGGAACTTCACCCCGCCGGGGCTCCCGCTCGGCATATCCTTCTATACATTTATACAGATCGCATGGCTGGTCAGCGTGTACCGACGGCAGGTCGTTCCGCAGGGCTTTTCACGCCACGCGCTATTTTCGGCCTGTTTTCCCTACGTCATCTCTGGCCCCATTGTGCGCTACGAACAGATGGGCCCGCAGCTTGACGATCTTTCGGGCTCCACCTCAGAAGGCCTGGCGCAGGGCTTTACGCTTTTCACCATCGGTCTTGCCAAAAAAGTGCTGCTGGCCGACGGGCTGGCCGTGTACGCCAACGCCGTATTCAATGCGGCGGAAAAGGCCTTTCCCATCAGCGGAGCCGAGGCATGGCTAGGATCTTTCTGCTATACCTTCCAGCTTTACTTCGACTTTTCCGGCTATACGGACATGGCCATCGGCCTTGGCCTCATGCTCGGTCTGCGCCTGCCCGAAAACTTCGACTCGCCCTACAAGGCCACGGGCATCGTGGATTTCTGGCGGCGCTGGCACATTACCCTGAGTTCCTGGTTACGCGACTTCCTGTACATTCCCCTTGGCGGCAACCGCAAAGGGCGTTTCATGCAGTACCGCAACCTCTTTCTGACCATGCTTATCGGCGGCGCATGGCACGGCGCGGGCTGGACCTTCATCATATGGGGAGCCCTGCACGGGGCCATGCTGAGCACCAACCACTTTTTCCGCGCCTGCATCAAGGGCAGCCTGCTTGAAAAAGTGCTGGCCACCCTGCCCATGCGTCTTTTTTTCATCCTGTTCACCTTCATGTGCATCAATCTGGGCTGGGTGGTGTTTCGCACGGTCAGCCTCGACGGCGCAGCGGCTATGTACGGGGCTATGTTTACCGGGCCTTTCACGGCTCAAGCCGCAGGTCTTACGGCAGACCACGTCGGTCTTTCAACGGCTGGCGCGCTGGCTGCCCAATGGCTGCCCAACAACTACTTTCAGGGTTGGCTGCCCTTTGCCCTCATGGCCATAAGCGTTGTGCTGGTATGGGCCTTCCCCAACAGTCATGAACTGCTGCACGGCAAACGCGACGGCTCGCGCCCGCTTCTCAGTTGGCGGCCTTCGGCGGCATGGGCGACGGGTCTGGCCTGTCTGGCCTTCGTGACCCTTATTCTGGTGTCGCGCAAGGCAACATTCCTGTATTTCCAATTTTAG
- a CDS encoding radical SAM protein, with the protein MFCAQDVQTGLSACIDAAAPASVAPVLSASSLAGLLRRAHDNLKNRHALGQPPAELAFYGGTFTAMPLPEQTACLDLAQKALERGWIHSFRCSTRPDCVDAVVLDRLRAAGCGCVELGVQSFADDALVASKRGYDGATALRACAYVKEAGLTLGVQLLPGMPGHTPDDFLRDVPLALAAGADMLRFYPCLVLEGTALARMWRQGLYSPWGLKDTLDCLAQGWLLAQKARVPVIRMGLAPEASLDAALLAGPVDPALGSRVMGRALLLAVRQHLEQLAVASDADAPPVLQALCAPSSCQGYIWGMRGELRAAWANLGLPPDGLIFDPACGQTLRLTVTA; encoded by the coding sequence GTGTTCTGTGCGCAGGATGTGCAGACCGGCCTTTCCGCCTGTATAGATGCCGCCGCACCTGCCTCTGTTGCACCAGTTCTGTCTGCATCGTCCCTTGCCGGCCTGCTGCGCCGGGCTCACGACAACCTTAAAAATAGGCATGCCCTCGGGCAGCCCCCGGCTGAACTGGCATTTTATGGCGGTACCTTCACGGCCATGCCCTTGCCGGAACAGACGGCCTGCCTTGATCTGGCGCAAAAGGCGCTGGAGCGGGGCTGGATTCATTCCTTCCGCTGCTCGACCCGGCCAGACTGCGTGGACGCCGTTGTCCTTGACCGCTTGCGCGCTGCGGGTTGCGGCTGCGTGGAACTTGGGGTGCAGAGCTTTGCGGATGATGCCCTTGTGGCCTCAAAGCGCGGGTATGATGGGGCTACGGCCCTGCGGGCCTGCGCGTATGTGAAAGAGGCGGGCTTGACGCTCGGTGTGCAGTTGTTGCCGGGCATGCCGGGGCATACCCCTGACGACTTTTTGCGTGACGTTCCGCTGGCTCTTGCCGCTGGAGCTGACATGCTGCGGTTTTACCCCTGCCTTGTTCTTGAGGGTACGGCTCTTGCCCGCATGTGGCGGCAGGGGCTTTATAGCCCGTGGGGGCTGAAAGACACGCTGGACTGTCTGGCGCAGGGATGGCTTCTGGCCCAGAAGGCCCGTGTTCCTGTTATCCGCATGGGCCTTGCGCCTGAAGCTTCGCTGGACGCGGCCCTGCTGGCTGGCCCTGTTGACCCTGCCCTGGGCAGCCGAGTTATGGGGCGTGCCTTATTGTTGGCGGTGCGGCAACACCTTGAACAGCTGGCGGTAGCTTCTGATGCGGATGCGCCGCCTGTGTTGCAGGCCTTGTGTGCGCCGTCCTCCTGCCAGGGATATATATGGGGAATGCGCGGGGAACTTCGCGCCGCCTGGGCCAACCTTGGCCTGCCCCCGGACGGTCTGATCTTTGACCCTGCCTGCGGGCAAACTCTGCGCCTGACCGTGACCGCCTGA